A stretch of the Solanum stenotomum isolate F172 unplaced genomic scaffold, ASM1918654v1 scaffold18271, whole genome shotgun sequence genome encodes the following:
- the LOC125850634 gene encoding receptor-like protein Cf-9 homolog, with amino-acid sequence MSLMTLDISHNMLTSVESIPLQTVDTIDLRSNLLQGSLPIPPISTRYFLISQNNLTEEIPPSICNLTSLVMLDLARNNLKGEIPQCLGSISSLEVLDMHNNKLSGNIPTIFTNGSSLRSLNFHGNKPEGKIPRSLANCEDLQVLDLGDNHLIDTFPMWLGTLPKLQVLSLRSNTLHGSIQPPRIETIFPELQIIDLSYNAFSGNLPTSLFQHLKAMRTIDSSMEAPRYRGDTDYQDSITVTTKGFMREIVRILYLYTVIDLSSNKFGGQIPSIMGDLIAVHTLNLSHNGLQGHIPQSFGDLSSVESLDLSGNQLSGEIPQQLVSLTSLSFLNLSHNHLQGCIPQGPQFHTFESNSYEGNDELRGFPVSKSCGDARVLDTNDTVTELDDEENDSVFLSDFWKAALMGYGSGLCIGLSVMYFMISSGNLRWLARIIVEMEHKIMTGRRKNQRRKRNCRRRNM; translated from the coding sequence ATGTCATTGATGACTCTTGATATATCCCACAACATGTTGACAAGTGTGGAGTCAATTCCTCTTCAGACTGTAGATACTATTGATTTACGGTCCAATTTGCTTCAAGGTTCACTACCTATTCCACCAATTTCCACAAGATACTTCTTAATATCCCAAAATAATCTCACTGAAGAAATTCCTCCATCTATTTGCAATTTGACATCACTGGTAATGCTAGATTTGGCGAGAAACAACTTGAAGGGAGAAATTCCACAATGTTTGGGTAGTATTAGTAGCCTCGAGGTTCTGGATATGCACAACAACAAACTTTCTGGGAATATTCCAACAATTTTTACCAATGGAAGTTCATTGAGAAGCCTCAACTTTCATGGAAATAAACCAGAGGGGAAAATTCCCCGATCTTTGGCCAATTGCGAAGACTTGCAGGTTCTTGATTTAGGAGATAATCATCTCATTGACACATTCCCTATGTGGTTGGGAACTCTTCCAAAGCTACAAGTTTTAAGCTTGAGATCAAATACATTGCATGGGTCCATTCAACCTCCAAGGATTGAAACTATTTTTCCCGAGCTTCAAATCATAGATCTCTCTTACAATGCCTTCTCCGGAAACTTACCTACGAGTTTGTTTCAACATCTGAAAGCCATGAGGACAATCGATTCATCAATGGAAGCACCAAGATATCGTGGAGATACAGATTACCAAGATTCTATTACAGTTACAACCAAGGGATTTATGCGTGAAATTGTGAGAATCTTGTATTTGTACACCGTTATCGATCTTTCAAGTAATAAATTTGGAGGGCAAATTCCAAGTATCATGGGAGATCTCATTGCAGTTCACACATTGAATTTATCTCATAATGGATTGCAAGGTCATATTCCACAATCATTCGGAGATTTATCCTCAGTTGAATCATTGGATCTATCAGGAAACCAGCTTTCGGGAGAGATACCACAACAACTAGTTTCTCTTACATCACTTTCATTCTTAAATCTCTCCCACAATCATCTCCAAGGATGCATTCCACAAGGACCTCAATTTCATACTTTTGAGAGCAATTCATATGAAGGCAATGATGAATTACGTGGATTTCCTGTTTCAAAAAGTTGTGGCGATGCTCGGGTATTAGATACAAATGATACCGTAACTGAACTAGATGATGAAGAAAACGATTCTGTATTTCtgagtgatttttggaaagctGCTCTTATGGGCTATGGAAGTGGACTATGTATTGGATTATCCGTAATGTATTTCATGATTTCAAGTGGAAACCTGAGATGGCTTGCAAGAATCATTGTAGAGATGGAACACAAAATAATGACGGGAAGGAGAAAGAATCAGCGAAGGAAAAGGAATTGCAGAAGAAGAAATATGTAA
- the LOC125850632 gene encoding receptor-like protein Cf-9 homolog yields the protein MMMSPSKIFSLLQFFTLSYLLSVTFASVEEATSLLKWKSTFKNQNNSLFASWTPSSNSCRDWYGVICFNGRVNMLNITNTSVIGTLDDFPFSSLPFLEYLDLSMNNFSGTIPTDIGKLTNLICLDLSSNQISGTIPPQIGTLAKLQILHMFDNHLNGFIPEEIGHLKSLTELDLSFNTLNGSIPASLGNLNNLTILHLHDNHLSGSIPEEIGYLRFLSKLDLCSNSLDGSIPASLGNLTSLSFLYLYDNHLSGPIPEEIGYLRSLTDLRLYNNSLNGSIPASLGNLTNLSVLYLDGNHLSGPIPEEIGYLRFLTDLQLYNNSLNGSIPAALGNLTNLSLLYLYDNHLSGPIPEEIGYLRSLTDLRLYNNSLNGSIPASLGNLNNLTNLHLCSNTLDGSIPTSLGNLTSLSFLYLYDNHLSGPIPEEIGYLRFLADLRLHNNSLNGSIPAALGNLTILSLLYLYDNHLSGPIPAEIGYLRSLTDLRLYNNSLNGSIPASLGNLNNLTNLRLDGNHLFGFIPEEVGYLRSLTEIDLSSNTLDGSIPTSLGNLTSLSLLYLYDNHLSGPIPAEIGHLRSLTDLRLYNNSLNGSIPASLGNLNNLSVLYLDGNHLSGPIPEEIGYLRFLTDLQLYDNSLNGSIPASLGNLRNLQVLALNDNNLIEEVPSSICNLTSLVILYLSRNNLKGKILQCLGNISALQYVMISHNNLSGVLHPSICNLTSLQILDLGRNNLKGSIPQCFGNMSGHLEVLDMQHNNLSGTLPMTFRAGTLRSFNLHGNKLKGEIPQSLVNCKEMQVFDLGDNHLNDTFPMWLGTLPKLRILSLRSNKLHGPIRTLGSENIFNELRMLDISSNAFTENLPMSLFQHLKATRTIDQTMNAPSDEGDEYYQDSVAVVTKGLELEVVRILSLYTTLDFSNNKFEGHIPSIMGDLIALRMLNLSHNGLQGHIPPSLGRLSSVESLDLSSNHLVGEIPAQFASLTSLEVLNLSYNHLEGCIPQGNQFQTFENNSYIGNDGLRGFPLSKGCGSDDNDSESEKTDTGSELDEESNSEFLNDFWKAALMGYGSGLCIGLSIIYVMISTGKPIWFARIIVELEHKIMMGRRKKQRKQRSYRRSK from the exons ATGATGATGTCTCCCAGCAAAATATTCTCTTTACTTCAGTTTTTCACTCTTTCATATCTCCTTTCAGTTACTTTTGCTTCAGTCGAGGAAGCAACTTCCCTCCTGAAATGGAAATCAACTTTCAAGAACCAGAACAACTCCTTATTCGCTTCATGGACACCAAGTTCTAACTCATGCAGGGATTGGTATGGAGTTATATGCTTTAACGGTAGAGTAAACATGTTGAATATTACAAATACTAGTGTCATTGGTACACTTGATGATTTTCCATTTTCTTCTCTCCCTTTTCTTGAGTATcttgatcttagcatgaacaACTTCTCTGGCACCATTCCAACTGACATTGGTAAACTCACTAATCTTATTTGTCTTGATTTGTCGAGTAATCAGATTTCAGGTACAATACCACCACAAATCGGCACACTAGCCAAGCTTCAAATCCTCCATATGTTTGACAACCATTTAAATGGTTTCATTCCTGAAGAAATAGGCCATCTAAAGTCCCTTACTGAGCTAGATTTGAGTTTTAACACTCTTAATGGTTCAATTCCTGCTTCATTAGGGAATTTGAACAACTTGACTATTCTGCATCTTCATGATAACCACCTTTCTGGTTCTATCCCTGAAGAAATAG GCTACCTAAGGTTTCTTAGTAAGCTAGATTTGTGTTCTAACTCTCTTGATGGTTCTATTCCTGCTTCATTGGGAAATTTGACAAGCCTGTCCTTTTTGTATCTTTATGATAATCACCTTTCTGGCCCCATTCCTGAAGAAATAGGTTACCTAAGGTCTCTTACTGATCTACGGTTGTACAATAACTCTCTTAATGGTTCTATTCCTGCTTCATTGGGGAATTTGACCAACTTGTCCGTTTTGTATCTTGATGGTAATCACCTTTCTGGCCCTATCCCTGAAGAAATAGGTTACCTAAGGTTTCTTACTGATCTACAGTTGTACAATAACTCTCTTAATGGTTCTATTCCTGCTGCATTGGGTAATTTGACCAACTTGTCCCTTTTGTATCTTTATGATAATCACCTCTCTGGCCCTATTCCTGAAGAAATAGGTTACCTAAGGTCTCTTACTGATCTGCGGTTGTACAATAACTCTCTTAATGGTTCTATTCCTGCttcattggggaatttgaaCAACTTGACTAATCTGC ATTTGTGTTCTAACACTCTTGATGGTTCTATTCCAACTTCATTGGGTAATTTGACCAGCTTGTCCTTTTTGTATCTTTATGATAATCACCTTTCTGGCCCTATTCCAGAAGAAATAGGTTACCTCAGGTTTCTTGCTGATCTACGGTTGCACAATAACTCTCTTAATGGCTCTATTCCTGCTGCATTGGGGAATTTGACCATCTTGTCCCTTTTGTATCTTTATGATAATCACCTTTCTGGCCCTATTCCTGCAGAAATAGGTTACCTAAGATCTCTTACTGATCTGCGGTTGTACAATAACTCCCTTAATGGTTCTATTCCTGCttcattggggaatttgaaCAACTTGACTAATCTGCGTCTTGATGGTAATCACCTATTTGGCTTTATTCCTGAAGAAGTAGGTTACCTAAGGTCTCTTACTGAGATAGATTTGAGTTCTAACACTCTTGATGGTTCTATTCCAACTTCATTGGGAAATTTGACCAGCTTGTCCCTTTTGTATCTTTATGATAATCACCTTTCTGGCCCTATTCCTGCAGAAATAGGTCACCTAAGGTCTCTTACTGATCTGCGGTTGTACAATAACTCTCTTAATGGTTCTATTCCTGCttcattggggaatttgaaCAACTTGTCTGTCTTGTATCTTGATGGCAATCACCTTTCTGGCCCTATCCCTGAAGAAATAGGTTATCTAAGGTTTCTTACTGATCTACAGTTGTACGATAACTCTCTTAATGGTTCTATTCCTGCTTCATTGGGGAATTTGAGAAACTTGCAAGTTCTGGCTCTCAATGACAACAATCTGATTGAGGAAGTTCCTTCATCTATTTGCAATTTAACATCACTGGTAATCCTGTATTTGTCGAGAAACAACTTGAAAGGAAAAATTCTGCAATGCTTGGGTAATATCAGTGCCCTCCAGTATGTGATGATATCACATAATAATCTCAGTGGAGTGCTCCATCCGTCTATTTGCAATTTAACATCACTGCAAATTCTAGATTTGGGTAGAAACAATCTAAAGGGATCAATTCCACAATGTTTTGGCAACATGAGTGGTCATCTTGAGGTTCTGGATATGCAACACAACAATCTTTCTGGAACTCTTCCAATGACTTTTAGAGCTGGAACACTTAGAAGCTTCAACTTGCATGGCAATAAACTTAAGGGGGAAATTCCCCAATCTTTGGTCAATTGCAAAGAGATGCAAGTTTTTGATTTAGGAGATAATCACCTCAACGACACATTCCCAATGTGGTTGGGAACTCTTCCTAAGTTGAGAATTTTAAGCTTGAGATCGAATAAGTTGCATGGACCGATTAGAACTTTAGGaagtgaaaacatttttaatgaGCTTCGAATGTTGGATATCTCTTCCAATGCCTTCACGGAAAACTTACCGATGAGTCTGTTTCAACATTTAAAAGCCACGAGGACAATTGATCAAACGATGAATGCACCAAGTGATGAAGGAGATGAATATTACCAAGACTCGGTAGCTGTCGTAACAAAGGGATtggagcttgaagttgtgaGAATCTTGTCTTTGTACACCACTCTCgatttttcaaacaataaaTTTGAAGGACATATTCCAAGTATTATGGGAGATCTCATTGCACTTCGCATGCTAAATTTATCTCATAATGGATTGCAAG GTCATATACCGCCATCACTTGGAAGATTATCTTCAGTTGAATCATTGGACCTGTCAAGTAACCATCTTGTAGGAGAGATACCAGCACAATTTGCTtctcttacttctcttgaagTCTTAAATCTCTCCTACAATCATCTCGAAGGGTGCATTCCTCAAGGAAATCAATTTCAGACCTTTGAGAACAATTCATATATCGGTAATGATGGATTACGTGGATTTCCACTATCAAAAGGCTGTGGTAGTGATGATAATGATTCAGAATCAGAGAAAACTGATACCGGATCTGAGCTTGATGAAGAAAGCAACTCTGAATTTCTGAATGATTTTTGGAAAGCTGCTCTTATGGGCTATGGAAGTGGACTTTGTATTGGATTATCCATTATATATGTCATGATCTCAACTGGAAAACCGATATGGTTTGCAAGAATTATTGTGGAGCTGGAGCATAAAATTATGAtgggaagaagaaagaagcaGCGAAAGCAAAGGAGTTACAGAAGAAGCAAATAA
- the LOC125850636 gene encoding receptor-like protein 9DC3, whose translation MLDLSSNAFTENLPTDLFQHLKAMRTVDQTMNSQHYEGTDGYYQDSVAVVSKGFEREIVRILYLYTVIDLSSNKFGGQIPSITGELIAVHILNISHNGLEGHIPSSLGSLSLVESLDLSSNHLVGEIPAQFASLTSLEVFNLSYNHLEGCIPQGNQFHTFDNNSYEGNDGLRGFPLSKGCGNDSVSETNDTVSGLNDEESNSE comes from the coding sequence ATGTTAGATCTCTCTTCCAATGCCTTCACCGAAAACTTACCAACGGATTTGTTTCAACATTTGAAAGCCATGAGGACAGTTGATCAAACTATGAACTCACAACATTATGAAGGAACTGATGGATATTACCAAGACTCAGTAGCTGTCGTATCCAAGGGATTTGAGCGTGAAATAGTGAGAATCTTGTATTTGTACACCGTTATCGATCTTTCAAGTAATAAATTTGGAGGGCAGATTCCAAGTATCACGGGGGAACTCATTGCAGTTCACATATTGAATATATCACATAATGGATTGGAAGGTCATATACCGTCATCACTTGGAAGTTTATCTTTGGTTGAATCATTGGACCTGTCAAGTAACCATCTTGTAGGAGAGATACCAGCACAATTTGCTTCTCTTACATCTCTTGAAGTCTTCAATCTTTCCTACAATCATCTTGAAGGGTGCATTCCTCAAGGAAATCAATTTCATACCTTTGACAACAATTCATATGAAGGTAATGATGGATTACGTGGATTCCCACTTTCAAAAGGCTGTGGTAATGATTCAGTATCAGAGACAAATGATACCGTTTCTGGACTAAACGATGAAGAAAGCAATTCTGAATGA